The window CTCCTTTGCTACGGTGGTCTGGCCGCCAAACAAGAGGTATCCGAGGCCGGCGCCAAAGGAGCAGGCGAGCATGACCCAGCCGTTGTAAGTCATGAAGATGAGCCTTATATCTTGTCAGGTTGCCATCTTGAGTGCATTTACGAAAGGATACTCACATGATCATAAAAGCATAAAAGTTCTGTACCGCATACAAGACACTCTTCATGATGTGCGCGCGCTTGGTAACCTCGTCTCTGTTCTGGCCTGTAATCACAGCGCCAAAGAAGGGGGCTGTCTCAGCATCTTGTTCATGATCTTCCTCGTCTTGATATCGAGACTCGATTTCTCCTTGGAACCAAAGGAAAAACACATCGTCTCAGCCTATGGAATATTTGGGGAAGAGTATGAAGAATGACTTACGAGGGACGGAGTTGGCCCGTCTGGTGACTGCGGCTTCATAGCGACGGATGGCTTCACGGAGGGCTTCGTAGCCGGCGCCGAGggcgacgatggcgaggagggagacgaagagggaaaagttggaggagatgtgCCATTGGCGGAAGACGATGcagaggttgttggtgtcccAGGTGAAGAGCATCTTTTTCTCATATCAGTATCATGATTTGATGAGAGGGATATGAGGAAAAGGACTCACGTTCATGTTGCACATGTTTTGGCCATCACCGCCGTGATCACCGTGGCCCATGTGAGCCGAGTGGTCCATCATTTCATGATGGGAATGGTCGTGGTGAGAGTGATCCATTTTCGCGTTTACTTTGTGAGTGAAAAAGACAGAACAAATGAGAATCGTGAGAGAGAAGTGAGGAACTGAGATTATGGTGAAGAAGTTCTCATTCGGGGTTCAAGTTGCGCATGAAATCTGTCCCAACGTTGGGAACGAGACGCGAACAGGGGTCCGTGGATCCATGCACGGGGGCCCCACTTTTGATAATCAGCTCTGGGGAAGGGCGACTCGGCATTGTCTCGGGGGCGCGGGGCAGGAGCTTGGAAAGGattgatggcggggttggtcTGGGTTGATGACAGAGGGAATTTGGGAATGGAGACATATTTCTAAAATCTCAAGAACTaagatcatcatcaaacataCAGGCTTTACAGTTGTGACGCTGTACACCTAAGCCTCTCGGCGTTGacaggtgggtgaccaccGAGCTTCAAGATCTCCAGGGCGAAGCTCTCATCTGATCTCACGAGCACTGAGCAAAGCTCCCGATGATACCCGCATCGCTTTGCTGAATGACAAGTCTTCATATTCGCTCACTCGCCCGTCCTAGACTATCACACCTCCAAGTCCATCTCGTACCTTTAGCTGCTCTCATTAACCTTGTTATCACAGATCCAACCAAACGCTCATCGAAATGctcacccaacccatcaacctGCCAAAATGGTTCAGTCTCCAATATCACCACTTTGATCTCTAACCAAACTAACACACACCCCCAGGCTTGAAGAAaactcccacctcctcaaaccccccatcaacaactaCTGCGTCTACAACGAAGGCTTCACCGTCATGATCGTCGGCGGCCCCAACGCCCGCACCGACTACCACATCAACCAAACCCCCGAATGGTTCTACCAGCACCGCGGTGCCATGCTCCTCAAGATCGTCGACcccaccgacaacaacactttCAAGGACATCGTCATCCGCCAAGGCGACatgttcctcctcccgcccaacaccccccacaaccccGTCCGCTTCGCCGACACCGTCGGCATCGTCCTCGAGCAAAAGCGTCCAGAGGGGAGCATCGACCGGATGAGGTGGTACTGCCAGTCATGCAAGGAGATTGTCCACGAGGCGAGCTTTCACTGCACCGATTTGGGGACGCAGATCAAAGCTGCGGTGGAGGCTTTCAAGGAAgacgaagagaagaggaCGTGTAAAAAGtgtggggaggtggcggcgtGGAAGCCCGCCGAGGGGAGTCTGAAGGATCCTAATTTGGAGGAGGCTTGATTTTTTTGGTGTATATTTACTTTTCTACTTGGGGGTTTCTAGCGGTGTATATGCAAAAAGTCATCTGTTTTGGAtacatgaaaaaaaaaacatttTACGTCTCGCCGTACTGGTAAGCACCAGTTGACTCCTCCACCTGGACCtcaatcttggcctcctcgagctccttgccATTGATTCTGATACCAGCCTTCATGACGTCGCCGGGAACGACCGGGCCGACGCCCTTGGGGGTGCCAGTGAGGACGATGTCACCTGGGTTGAGGGTCATGACCTTGGAGATGTCGCCGAGGATCTTGGGGATGCGGAAGAGCATCAGCTCGGTCGAGTCCTGCTGCTGGACCTTGTCGTTGACGGTGAGGTAGAGCTCGATGTTGTGGGGGTCGGGAATGGCCGACTTGTTGATGACGTTGCtgacggggaggaaggtgtCGAAGCCCTTGCAGATGTCCCAGGGGaggcccttcttcttggcttcgTTTTGGACGTTGCGGGCGGTCATGTCGATGCTGAGGGCGTAGCCTTTTTTATCATGTGTTAGTTCGATGGGAAGGGAAGCGCAGATGAGATGAGAACTGACTGTCAATGGCGTCGAGAGCGGCCTTGTTGTCATTCTCATCAAAGTCTCTGATACGCTTGCCGAGGACAAGGGCGAGCTCAACTTCGTAGTGAAGGTCAACACCCTTGGGGCGGACGACCGGGCCCTCCCCGGgggccaagatggaggaagaaggcttcagaaaaaagaagggtTGCTTGGGgcgggtgttgttgagttcAGCAATGTGGTCCCTGTTCAAGTTAGCTTTAGTACTCCTGTTACAAGGTAGGCATGAGGGAGCACACACGCATAGTTGCGGCCAATGCACACGACCTTGCCAGCCTTCTTGAGCGACGCCATTGTGGTTGCGTTTGTGGCCGTAGCCAAACCTCTCCGGAAGATCAtcatcttttctctttcttttccccgcTGGAGATAACCGGTCTTTATATGCAATCCAAGGTGTCTGGATGTATGGTAACCCCCCTCTGCAGAGTACCTGCCAAAGTGAGAGATTCCGTCTTATGAGGTGAGCTCGGTTCGGGTCAATTGGTCAATTGGCTGAGGTTGGAGTAACCAATCCCAACGACAGCAATGGAAGCACCGGAAGGAATGCCGACCCCGGTTGGGAAAAGAGTGTTGGTGGATTGCTTACGGTGACAACTTCACACCTGCTGTGACTGGGTGAATACCGAGGAAGGATGATATCTTGGTATTGCGATATAAGCTACTCTCTAAAACCCTAGTCTGACTTTGCTTCAATCGAGAAGTTCATGCTTCAATTGAAGGAATAGTGGAGATGTGGAGCTGGGTAGCAACAACAGCTAGCCATTGCTCGCTGTTCAATGTCATCCTCGAGCCCATCTGCAACTGCGACATCGCTTTGCTTCTAAATCGAGGGTATCGAATCGGTGAAGAGAAGGACCGGAGTAGTTCAAGTGTCTCTCGGGCATAATTTCTCACACTCTGAACTTCGACTTGAAACTGTACGACACATACACGGCACCAAAGTATGACGAGACCAGTGTTGGGCCGGGTGGAGGTCAAGATCATGACAAGAGAGCTCTGAAAGCACTGATCTCAGACACAGTGAGTAACTCGCCCCTGCCACGGCCCGGCTCAGCCTGGCCATCCTGGACACAAAGAACTCATTGTCGGCCTCAGCATTTGCCGACGTACATTCGCAGTCGAGGCCATAAAACCCACgtgggagtggtgttggATCGTTATGGACGGGGCGGAA is drawn from Podospora pseudocomata strain CBS 415.72m chromosome 1 map unlocalized CBS415.72m_1, whole genome shotgun sequence and contains these coding sequences:
- a CDS encoding uncharacterized protein (COG:Q; EggNog:ENOG503NV1X), whose protein sequence is MMIFRRGLATATNATTMASLKKAGKVVCIGRNYADHIAELNNTRPKQPFFFLKPSSSILAPGEGPVVRPKGVDLHYEVELALVLGKRIRDFDENDNKAALDAIDSYALSIDMTARNVQNEAKKKGLPWDICKGFDTFLPVSNVINKSAIPDPHNIELYLTVNDKVQQQDSTELMLFRIPKILGDISKVMTLNPGDIVLTGTPKGVGPVVPGDVMKAGIRINGKELEEAKIEVQVEESTGAYQYGET
- the CTR2 gene encoding copper transpport protein (COG:P; EggNog:ENOG503P7A9), giving the protein MDHSHHDHSHHEMMDHSAHMGHGDHGGDGQNMCNMNMLFTWDTNNLCIVFRQWHISSNFSLFVSLLAIVALGAGYEALREAIRRYEAAVTRRANSVPREIESRYQDEEDHEQDAETAPFFGAVITGQNRDEVTKRAHIMKSVLYAVQNFYAFMIMLIFMTYNGWVMLACSFGAGLGYLLFGGQTTVAKETACH
- the BNA1 gene encoding 3-hydroxyanthranilic acid dioxygenase (COG:E; EggNog:ENOG503P1R4) — encoded protein: MLTQPINLPKWLEENSHLLKPPINNYCVYNEGFTVMIVGGPNARTDYHINQTPEWFYQHRGAMLLKIVDPTDNNTFKDIVIRQGDMFLLPPNTPHNPVRFADTVGIVLEQKRPEGSIDRMRWYCQSCKEIVHEASFHCTDLGTQIKAAVEAFKEDEEKRTCKKCGEVAAWKPAEGSLKDPNLEEA